A part of Carettochelys insculpta isolate YL-2023 chromosome 1, ASM3395843v1, whole genome shotgun sequence genomic DNA contains:
- the LGALS2 gene encoding galectin-2: MSEKFEIFNLDLKTGDSLKIKGKISSDAENFVINIGKSASDLGLHFNPRFNESTIVCNSKCSNCWQAEQRDSHLPFSRGSEVKFVINFQEDKFKVKLPDGREVEFPNRHGYDKITYLSVKGGFRVTSFKQD, translated from the exons ATGTCT GAGAAGTTTGAAATCTTCAATCTGGATTTGAAGACAGGAGACAGCCTGAAGATAAAGGGCAAGATCTCCAGTGATGCTGAGAA ctttgTGATTAACATTGGCAAGAGCGCCAGTGATCTGGGCCTGCATTTCAACCCTCGCTTCAATGAATCCACCATTGTCTGCAACTCCAAATGCTCCAATTGCTGGCAGGCGGAGCAGCGTGACTCCCACCTCCCCTTCTCCAGGGGCTCGGAGGTCAag TTTGTCATCAACTTCCAAGAAGACAAGTTCAAGGTGAAGCTGCCGGACGGGCGTGAGGTGGAGTTCCCCAACCGGCACGGCTACGACAAGATCACCTATCTGAGTGTGAAGGGGGGCTTCAGGGTCACCTCCTTCAAACAGGATTGA
- the CDC42EP1 gene encoding cdc42 effector protein 1, with product MSLGKLPVISWVSGSHSKRRLKPELTPDMISPPLGDFRHTMHVGRGGDVFGDTSFLSNHGGTETAKANNFFARTLRHVRRTPLRSRGSGAKADASPTPPEVSPIIKNAVSLPQLNEGTYGRDGLAGKFAFKSAPNNVSDARYAYGLESGFCTIPRVPRSERARESSVPAEAELQRSDSLLSFRLDLGPSLMSELLQVISFTDASYSSNKGKELEEERALASGQAALPRALPGEQLEDGVPWGSEAPRTGCIEGEVTERHWDCCRQGAGFPAGHLVHANGDAHALEHAEEGPAHAGGRPQSPGWGSAPVEEPEALPKATLWQGHWNDCSMEAGEFSRAAQVLARHYGGQGAHGSPKEEDSRAARTQASWESPAVSSWRAEEAGWSHSEEEEEEEEAVLSAAQEGQAMAGEGLSSSFEYADGEEEDDEVKV from the exons ATGAGTCTTGGGAAGCTACCAGTGATCAGCTGGGTGTCAGGATCCCACAGCAAGCGCCGGCTGAAACCGGAGCTGACCCCGGACATGATCAGCCCGCCGCTGGGGGACTTCCGGCACACCATGCATGTGGGGCGTGGCGGGGACGTCTTCGGCGACACCTCCTTTCTCAGCAACCACGGAGGCACCGAGACAGCCAAAGCCAACAACTTCTTTGCCCGGACCCTGCGGCATGTGAGGAGGACGCCGCTGAGGAGCCGGGGCAGTGGGGCCAAGGCCGacgcttcccccacccctccagaggTCTCACCCATCATCAAGAATGCTGTGTCTCTGCCGCAACTCAACGAGGGGACCTATGGGCGCGACGGCCTGGCTGGGAAGTTTGCCTTCAAGAGCGCCCCGAACAATGTGTCTGATGCACGCTACGCTTACg GGCTGGAGTCCGGGTTCTGCACCATCCCACGTGTGCCGCGCTCAGAGAGGGCCCGGGAGAGCTCCGTCCCTGCTGAAGCAGAGCTGCAGCGCTCGGACTCCCTGCTGTCCTTCCGCCTGGACCTGGGGCCCTCCCTCATGAGCGAGCTTCTCCAGGTCATCAGCTTCACAGACGCCTCATACAGCAGCAACAAGGGGAAGGAGCTTGAGGAGGAGAGAGCCCTGGCCAGTGGCCAGGCTGCATTGCCCCGTGCTCTGCCCGGAGAGCAGCTGGAGGACGGGGTCCCTTGGGGATCAGAGGCACCCCGCACTGGGTGTATAGAGGGCGAGGTGACAGAACGCCACTGggactgctgcaggcagggggccgGCTTCCCTGCAGGACACTTGGTGCATGCCAATGGAGATGCTCATGCACTGGAGCATGCTGAGGAGGGACCTGCCCATGCGGGGGGAAGGCCTCAGAGCCCTGGATGGGGCTCAGCCCCTGTGGAGGAGCCGGAGGCGCTCCCAAAagccaccctctggcaggggcaCTGGAATGACTGCAGCATGGAGGCCGGAGAGTTCAGCCgggctgcccaggtgctggcTCGCCACTACGGGGGGCAAGGTGCACATGGCAGCCCCAAGGAGGAGGATTCCCGGGCCGCGCGAACTCAGGCCTCGTGGGAGAGCCCAGCTGTCAGCTCGTggcgggcggaggaggctgggtGGAGCCacagtgaggaggaggaagaggaggaggaggctgtgcTCTCAGCTGCACAGGAGGGGCAGGCCATGGCTGGGGAGGGCCTCAGCAGCTCTTTCGAGTACGCtgatggggaggaagaggatgatgaAGTGAAGGTCTGA